Proteins co-encoded in one Papaver somniferum cultivar HN1 chromosome 5, ASM357369v1, whole genome shotgun sequence genomic window:
- the LOC113281883 gene encoding uncharacterized protein LOC113281883 produces the protein MGILNNQKGKSSSSSSSSIKHVDHKIRKKCFKNRIKGFEKKFNELRKLCDVKAVGVVHSEFINGAKELPANPHEFDEVLMQFNQKKMKLCTGEEAEEVEKNQRFCFGNGNGNPKFDNLFTVESLTKIERDLESIFVMISERENQLKAGDVTSPSSSSPNCDQKNNFGVIESTNYHYESTSLVVESSNNVYDYGLPSSDYNQQPEEEMKKSFGVVESNSTSLAVRSSKNLDDYGCSSSFSNQEESQPLICVVDPFSEMVYDQPFSDMIDLEFQRLNCSSSYMDMMMNTTNPIDGPEFLLW, from the coding sequence ATGGGTATTCTTAATAATCAAAAGggcaaatcatcatcatcatcatcttcttccattaAACATGTTGATCATAAGATTAGAAAAAAGTGTTTCAAGAACAGAATCAAAGGATTTGAAAAGAAATTTAATGAGTTGAGGAAACTCTGTGATGTTAAGGCTGTTGGAGTTGTCCATTCTGAATTCATCAATGGGGCTAAAGAATTACCAGCAAACCCTCATGAATTTGATGAGGTCTTGATGCAAtttaaccaaaagaagatgaaattGTGTACTGGTGAAGAAGCAGAGGAAGTTGAGAAGAATCAGAGATTCTGTTTCGGTAATGGTAACGGTAACCCTAAATTTGATAATTTATTTACTGTTGAATCACTTACAAAGATTGAAAGAGATTTGGAATCCATATTTGTTATGATTTCCGAGAGAGAAAATCAATTGAAAGCAGGGGATGTTACAtcgccatcatcatcatctccgAACTGCGATCAGAAGAATAATTTTGGAGTAATTGAATCTACAAATTACCATTACGAGTCTACTTCTTTGGTGGTAGAATCTTCTAACAACGTTTATGATTATGGACTTCCTTCTTCTGATTATAATCAACAACCGGAGGAGGAGATGAAGAAGAGTTTTGGGGTTGTTGAATCTAACTCTACTTCGTTGGCAGTAAGATCGTCTAAGAACTTGGATGATTATGgatgttcttcttctttctctaatCAAGAAGAATCCCAACCCTTGATTTGTGTTGTTGATCCTTTCTCTGAAATGGTTTATGATCAGCCATTCTCTGATATGATCGATTTGGAGTTCCAGAGATTGAATTGCAGCAGCAGCTACATGGACATGATGATGAACACAACAAATCCAATTGACGGACCAGAATTCCTTCTGTGGTGA